In Altererythrobacter rubellus, the following are encoded in one genomic region:
- the ssb gene encoding single-stranded DNA-binding protein, with protein sequence MAGSLNKVMLIGNLGADPEIRSFQNGGKVANLRIATSETWKDRSTGERQERTEWHTVAIFSEGLINVVENYLKKGSKVYVEGQLQTRKWQDQQGNDRYSTEVVLRGYNGTLTMLDGAGGNRSSGGGYGGGQSGGGFGGGNQGGGSGVQGAGGGSNYDDLDDDIPF encoded by the coding sequence ATGGCGGGCTCGCTCAACAAGGTAATGCTGATCGGAAATCTCGGGGCTGATCCGGAAATTCGCAGCTTCCAGAATGGCGGAAAGGTCGCCAATCTGCGCATCGCCACTAGCGAGACGTGGAAAGATCGCAGCACTGGCGAACGGCAGGAACGTACCGAGTGGCACACTGTCGCGATTTTCTCCGAAGGCCTCATCAATGTGGTGGAGAATTACCTCAAGAAGGGCAGCAAGGTCTATGTCGAAGGCCAGCTTCAGACCCGGAAGTGGCAGGATCAGCAGGGCAATGACCGCTACAGCACTGAAGTGGTGCTGCGCGGATACAATGGTACCCTGACCATGCTCGACGGTGCTGGCGGCAATCGCTCAAGCGGTGGTGGCTATGGCGGAGGCCAGAGCGGCGGCGGCTTCGGCGGCGGCAACCAGGGCGGCGGCTCAGGCGTTCAGGGCGCTGGCGGTGGTTCCAACTATGACGATTTGGACGACGATATCCCGTTTTGA
- a CDS encoding COQ9 family protein, translated as MTDYADMTLDELRLALAPSIAESAIFDGWTQAALENVAEMVGADLDVAQLAYPGGVMDMIEAWIDTVDLAMAEELTPEKLGAMKIRERIRVLVQFRLDAAQGLEEAVRRAMAVMAQPQNAPRGLKMGWRSADIMWRLAGDTATDYNHYTKRAILAGIYSATLAVFIDDESEDKQATKAFLERRIEGVMKFEKVKAKFLNSDRETFSVTRFLGRLRYPSR; from the coding sequence ATGACTGACTACGCCGATATGACGCTGGATGAGCTGCGGCTCGCGCTCGCGCCCAGTATTGCCGAATCCGCCATCTTCGATGGCTGGACGCAGGCGGCGCTGGAAAATGTGGCGGAGATGGTCGGCGCTGATCTGGATGTTGCCCAACTGGCCTATCCCGGCGGAGTGATGGACATGATCGAGGCGTGGATAGACACGGTCGATCTGGCGATGGCTGAGGAGCTGACGCCTGAAAAACTTGGCGCGATGAAGATCCGCGAACGGATTCGTGTATTGGTGCAGTTCCGTCTGGACGCAGCGCAAGGCCTGGAAGAGGCTGTGCGCCGCGCGATGGCAGTGATGGCACAGCCGCAAAATGCGCCGCGCGGGCTCAAGATGGGGTGGCGCAGTGCGGACATCATGTGGCGGCTCGCAGGCGATACTGCGACTGATTACAATCACTATACCAAGCGGGCGATCTTGGCCGGGATTTACAGCGCGACGCTGGCGGTATTCATCGATGATGAAAGCGAAGACAAACAAGCGACCAAGGCATTCCTCGAGCGCCGGATTGAAGGTGTGATGAAATTCGAGAAAGTGAAGGCGAAATTCCTGAACAGCGATCGCGAGACTTTCAGCGTCACGCGTTTTCTGGGGCGACTGCGCTACCCGTCGCGGTAA
- a CDS encoding ankyrin repeat domain-containing protein, with protein MTRVVMRKIATLAALLGVFAAAPVAAQMFSDGYEFLKAVDDRDGDAVTAMLDEPGTTIINTRDLTSGETGLHIVTKRRDELWIRFLTQRGANPNVRDKKGVTPIQIAVTMGFIEGVERLIKAGADIEVADSAGETPLIVAVHRRDIPMIRLLLANKANPDRADNSGRTARDYAELMTANTAVLTEFERADAARESSGSQENYGPSF; from the coding sequence GTGACGCGTGTCGTTATGCGCAAGATTGCAACTCTGGCGGCTTTGCTTGGCGTATTCGCCGCTGCCCCGGTTGCCGCGCAGATGTTCTCTGATGGGTATGAATTCCTGAAAGCGGTCGACGACCGTGACGGCGATGCTGTTACGGCGATGCTCGACGAGCCGGGCACAACCATCATCAATACCCGTGATCTCACCAGTGGCGAGACTGGTCTCCATATCGTTACCAAGCGGCGCGATGAATTGTGGATCCGTTTCCTGACTCAGCGCGGTGCAAACCCCAATGTGCGCGACAAGAAAGGTGTCACACCGATCCAGATTGCGGTGACAATGGGTTTCATCGAAGGTGTGGAGCGCTTGATCAAAGCCGGCGCTGATATCGAAGTGGCTGATAGCGCCGGCGAAACGCCGCTGATTGTTGCCGTACATCGCCGTGACATTCCGATGATCCGCCTGCTGCTTGCCAACAAGGCAAACCCGGATCGGGCGGACAATTCGGGCCGGACTGCGCGCGATTATGCGGAACTAATGACGGCCAACACCGCTGTACTAACGGAATTCGAACGGGCTGATGCAGCGAGAGAGAGTTCTGGCTCTCAAGAGAATTACGGACCCAGCTTTTAA
- a CDS encoding SCO family protein — protein MAGATIGGDFALTGSDGATVNWADFAGQYRIVYFGFTYCPDICPTDVQRFSQGLAKFEQAAPELGTKITPIFISVDPERDTPEIVGQFIANFHPRLVGLTGTPEQIEDAARKFAVFYSRGDDTPGGGYLVDHSAVVYLFGPDGEPIAILPTDQGADAVAAELAQWVS, from the coding sequence TTGGCGGGCGCAACAATCGGCGGCGACTTTGCATTAACCGGATCAGATGGTGCAACCGTCAACTGGGCCGACTTTGCCGGCCAATATCGGATCGTCTATTTCGGCTTCACCTATTGCCCAGACATTTGCCCGACGGACGTCCAGCGTTTCTCTCAAGGTCTGGCAAAGTTTGAACAGGCAGCGCCCGAGCTGGGAACAAAGATCACCCCAATATTCATCTCTGTTGATCCAGAGCGTGATACCCCTGAAATCGTTGGCCAATTTATCGCAAACTTCCATCCGCGATTGGTCGGGCTGACCGGAACGCCGGAGCAGATCGAGGACGCAGCACGCAAATTCGCTGTGTTTTACTCGCGCGGCGATGATACGCCCGGAGGCGGTTATCTGGTTGATCATTCAGCTGTGGTCTATCTGTTCGGGCCCGATGGGGAACCGATCGCGATACTGCCCACAGATCAAGGGGCTGACGCTGTCGCAGCAGAATTAGCGCAATGGGTGAGCTGA
- a CDS encoding YcgN family cysteine cluster protein — protein MGELRDQFWERPLSELSRAEWEALCDGCGRCCLHKIEDSDTGEISDTNVACKLLDTGTAQCTDYRNRKAFVPDCLRLTLKIVNDVAWLPSTCAYRLRADDQQLPDWHYLISGDRDAVKHAGVSVAGRVVSEYDAGPLEHHIVEWNAR, from the coding sequence ATGGGTGAGCTGAGAGATCAATTCTGGGAGCGGCCGCTGTCAGAGCTCTCTCGGGCAGAATGGGAAGCCCTGTGCGATGGCTGCGGGCGGTGCTGCCTGCACAAGATCGAAGATTCAGACACTGGCGAGATTTCGGACACTAATGTCGCGTGCAAACTTCTCGATACCGGAACCGCGCAATGCACCGATTACCGCAATCGCAAAGCCTTTGTCCCTGATTGTCTGCGGCTAACGCTCAAGATCGTGAATGATGTCGCCTGGCTGCCCAGCACATGCGCTTATCGCTTGCGAGCCGATGATCAGCAGCTGCCGGACTGGCACTATCTGATCTCGGGCGACCGTGATGCCGTGAAGCACGCAGGGGTTTCTGTCGCAGGCCGCGTAGTGAGCGAATATGATGCCGGTCCACTGGAGCATCATATCGTTGAATGGAATGCGCGATGA